Below is a window of Phycisphaerae bacterium DNA.
CTGCGGCGGTCAGACGCACGCCATCGTTCGGCACGGGATCGACCAACTGCTTCCGGCTGAAATCGAGTTGGTGCACGGCCCGGGTTGCCCGGTCTGTGTGACGCCGCTGGAGTTGATCGACAAGGCGCTCGCCATCGCCTCGCGCCCGGACGTGATCTTCTGCTCCTACGGCGACATGCTGCGGGTGCCCGGCTCCGGGC
It encodes the following:
- a CDS encoding hydrogenase formation protein HypD, whose product is MKYVTEYRDAALVKGMIEEIRRTVTRPWTMMEICGGQTHAIVRHGIDQLLPAEIELVHGPGCPVCVTPLELIDKALAIASRPDVIFCSYGDMLRVPGSG